The Manduca sexta isolate Smith_Timp_Sample1 chromosome 9, JHU_Msex_v1.0, whole genome shotgun sequence genome segment AATCGatataaattcaatttgatGCTTCTACACGTTTCTGAGAAAATGGGTCTGAAAACATATGAACAAAAAGTAATGCTACAAGGATTCCTTTTGGGTAACGGAACTCTAAAAACATTTCttgttcgtataaaaaataatatagaaatgtcTTTTCCTTATGGCGGTCGAATTGTTGACACTATCATTTATAGAGAAAGGAAGATATCAACGTTTTGAAAAATCATGCATGTATTTTTTTGGGAACCTGTTCTCGGTATATGAACGCACTTTAATTGCAGACCTTAAAGTTATTTTACCGAGCCTCTCTCTAGTTATGACCATGTTCCGCGACCCTTATTACCTAACAGTAAGCGGTTTACATTTTATCCGAAATTTCACATGTCATACATGGTACCGACGTAAACGCGTCGAACAAAACTTAaagggtgaatttttttttaatttaacgccCCCATTTCTCTGCAAGAATCCGTCCCTGTtcgtaataaatgtttttttttcactcgaGTATTTGCACCCACTATATGCAGGTGTATATGCACATACTCACCGCGGGCAGTAGCGGCAGGTGTTCGTGCGCGGGGTGTTGCGGGGCGTGTTGCGGGGTGTGGTGCGCGGCGTGGTGCGCGGGGTCGCGCGCGGGCTCGCAGCGGCGCTTCTTGGTCGGCGGGCCGGCGGCGGGCGCGTCCTTCTCGTCCTTGCACAGGTCGCGGTTGGGACATGCGCACACGCGCGCCCCCACCGTCTGCCGGCCGAACACCTTGCCGCTGCGCAACACACGCGCACGTCATACActtcaatgacgttttacaaatagacgcgtcatacactaacaaaatggcacataaaaacgacgcactatttgctatagtcatgtacctgtacatataattacaaattggctcgaagaaggaataaaaagatgcaggatacattcgttagaaaaagATATATATACATTGACAGTTaggtaacaacgttagtgccgcacgttCATTGGCCGTcgagtcgggcaattaccttactttcgtcttgctagtattgagctcggacaacgtctctatgtaataaaaacatcttagatacacttagatatttataacatttatttgaatctataaaatgttaaatattttgtcataagtATACCGCCAGTTCGGGAAGTAGTTTTCGACAGAAAAGAACGGACGAGAAACTCCATTGTAGCTCTTACCCGTTCAAGGTATAAAGTAGGTACAGAgcatgatacaaaaaaaaaattaacatttagtttttttatcttgtttagaggagtaatattatttacttgcaaAAATACATGACTATTACATCCACGTGTTGTGTCCACGAAGGGGTAGAGGCCCAAATTCTCAGAGACTTTTAGCCATTAATTCTCCGACCTATGATTCTATACGGAGCGAGCCGCGAGATATAAGGTTCGATCTTCTGGTTGGGTATAATATGAAGTTTTTCTGATCATTGTCAGCATGAAAGCAGGAATTACGCCAAATGAATGGCAACAGGCGACCGTCTAATACATGGGACGTAACATAGCAGAATGTGGGACCAAATTTGGCAATCTCTGAAAAGGCGCAATGTTAGGCACAGTCatccacaaaaatataaatttaaaactttaaacgtCAATACACGTTTAAGTcaatccttttttatttattaataatgcgaAAAAAaggtgataattcacaaaggtacaggcgatttgaagttttgaattggCTCAGCTACTTATACTGATGACTGTACACACGGCACGTACCTCTTATCTTCAAGAGTGAAGATGATCTCGATGGAGCGGCGGTTGATGCCGGTGGAGCAAGAGTTCTTGCAGACGAACTGGTACGCGTGCAGACACGGCTCGTCCGAGGTCTTGTTGAACTCCACCAGCACCGACAGCCAGGAGTCGGGCCGCTCGGGCACGCCGCAGTAGTGCACGCCGTCCGTGCCCGAGCGGGCCGACAGCAGCACGTTCTTCGCTTCCAGGTCAGGTTTGCCTGAAATCTTGCTAGCATCAACCGATCCACTATAAAGTGCCAAGCGTCagtggatgcaggccgcttttgacaggacaggaatctttgggagaggcctacgttcagcagtgacttgtggctgatgatgatgatgaaagcgTCAGTGAGAATATATACCTTCGTACGACGCACTTTAACAACTAAATCTCGCAGTGAACGTGTTAGCTGAAAACTGTGTATTTAGAAAGTACCAAGAAAACACGACACGACTCCGTGTTGCTTGAGAGACTAACATATGGcaacgcattggtctctcgatcaatcacaaacatcaaactTGAATGATATTGACTTATGAGTAGCGTGTTTTAGGTCGCTCTAAGGTGGCTGGTTCTTTTTAAATACAGATTTTATcaggcatagttgtgtcgactctCGCGGGGTAATCAAcgctcggcagtcgacattctattggacccaacttcACTTACCTTTATCGGGTGAGGTGGGTTAcgattgatataataaaaaaaaaatacaatttcgtGTCAATGTAATACACCGTCTGCCGTCCgtctttacataaaatatatattttctttatattgacTCACCGGCAGACTTCGCCGTGTGGTAATGTTGCACACACACCTCGACCCTCTTCTGAGCCTGCGCCATGTCGGAGAACACCACGACCGAGCGCACATACATCGGCCCGCTGTGCGTGAACATCTTCTGGTTCCAATTGAACTCGATGCAGAAACAAGTCTCAATGTCCACGTAGATACGGTTCAATTTGTGGGAATACTGCCAACAAACATGTTTTGTGAACACAAATAAAGGTCCAGCTAGATCGTACAGTCTGAAATGTACATTATGGATTggagaatatttatatttgccaGAAGATAGGTCTCAATGCTTTTCAATGTCACGTAGATTTTCATAGCGATATGTGGGTGTTCAAATGTAAAAAGTTCTCGTTATCGTCCGTCCTCAATCTTCAAGGTACTTCACTTGCAATGCGGAACTGTCACACCTAGGTATGGATATTCGCTATGATCTGAATCCAAGGAACCACAACGAGGGCGTAATATGTGCCATACCCTGATCTGAGCAGCGTGCGGAGGTATTTCACGCCAGGCCGGCTTAACCATTTATATAAAGCACAAGCGCAATTGGGTGTGGAATACTGTCCGCACGTCTGGGAAAGTTCCATCAAATACCTACCAGCTCGATGCCTTGGACAGATTCTAGCGACGGGCTATCCGCATTGTAAACAATACAAAGGTAACAAAAAGTTTGGAGCCACTAAAGCAGCAACGAGACATTGCTCACTCCGCGTGTTCTACCATCTATATCACGGTGAGTGCTCTGAAGAATTGTTAAACCTTGTCTCATCCCTTTCTTTTCTTACAGACACACGTGTGCTGGTTGACGAAACCACAGCTTCGTGAACTCTTCCATCTCGTCTTGAACCCAGAGGTAACTTACATTTTACCGTACCATTCAGTTGTCAAACAGTTTGCCAGCCAGCATACACGTTCCTTCTTACCTACAACTTAGGGTCCTCAAAGCGGAATATAAAGAAGCAGATAAGCAGGCCAGCATAACTCTTGCCGGTCGACATGTTTTGGGCATGGCAGAGAGGCCACTACGCTGTGACTTTAGTAAAAAAAACCCTGTATACATAATTAACAATACTTACAAGGTATTTCTTCCGCTTGACGTCGGAACTGTTGATTTGCACCACGAACTGCGACTCATTATTCAACGGGTATCGGTCCGGGGGGCCGATCGGCGATACCTGCATGACAAACCTCACTTGATTATAATCACTGTACTAAGCATGACGACTGTTAAGAAAGGTTTATGCTaatactagctgtgcccgcaaCTTCGCTGGCGTAAAATTCAgtgtcacattttttttcaatcacaatacaaccacgcgacctcttcaacagtaatcgttatatttcagtcaatttacataaaaccgtaaagtactattaacctaaaccttcctcaaaaATTGctctatcttttagtaaaaaccgaataaaaatccattcagaagattttgagaaaatcgatcacatacagacagtttttggggactttgctttattatatgtatagatagactTGCAGCAGCTGACTTgtggaaaacatttttattgtgtaaacaACCACGGCAAGGTGTCTACAGCAAATTTAGAAGTATGCAGGACTTACATGTCCCATGTGTTTagacttatttaaatattgccgCTATTGTAATCATATCTGGATATTCTAGCGACACAAATTGCTGCAACaccttgctagtctaaacttaaACTTCCATACATTGATTATTGCACTTTATGACCCGCGTGACGCGCGCTATTGTACGTTGCACAACATGTTGCATGTTACACTTACCGGAAACGACGTCTGGCGACTCAGCGTATCCGTCAAACTTTCGATGATGCACGggtcattgtaaaataaatcgtTCAAGACTTCCGGGTTActgtaaaattatcattattacataTCGGTAAAGAACAGAGATAATCCAGTGAGATTGATTATGGGTTCAAACCAAGCACATACCTCGGCCTTCCACCAGCattccattattattataaggtcgGCACCGCACACGTTTCGACGCATGTAGATCAAGATCACCAAAACTATAGGTTGCGAGCAAATATTCTGTGGGCACTGACAACTAGTACGATACATCGACCGACCACTGCCAAGAACATGTCGGCATGGAGGATgttaaagtaactaaaattgaAGTTGATACTAAAGCTCCGATAATAAACGTAGGAAAGAAATACGTCCTACTCATTGCAATTTGCATCAGCAATTAATATCTTATTTCAACAGTCCGTCATACATGAAGTTATACACCTTTTTTCTTCTTGAGAGCCAAGACTTAAGTCTTGGTTTGCCAAGTTATTGTCAAGTAAACGGAGGTCCAGTCAATTTTGGGAACCACTGTTCTATAAAGTTTTGGTTTAGTTTCTACGTCTAGACGCCTCCTTGAAAGCTgatcaaatagaaaaatgtcACTTCACACAGCTGTCTTAAAAAAGGTAACAACGGGGCGAATCGCCCACCTTTCTCTAGCGGTTAGAGAAGGTAGATATAAATCCGAGGAAATTCTTAAGTTACATCTTACAGGAaactctataaataataaaaaaaaatataatcagtaatggaaaataataataaaaggccGAGATGGGCGTGGTTCAACCCTGCAACCAAGTACGTGGAAGACTCAAAAACACTCACTAAGACGGGTCCACTACTAAGAGATCCGAGTCTAATTCCTGGTCAACGCTATCAGGGCTGTTCTCTAGTTTAAACATGGCTGCTCGCTGAACACTGGAAAGGAAGCAATGATTAATGTTTGTTGATGAAGTAGTATCACATACTCTtgatcattgacgtatattctgtagacacgaacatccatataaactatttgttcaaaatctgaactaaaatggtaaccaaaacttcactgttataacctatttattcatttgaacaacaaataattttacttattcgattaaattttttattctaatccaggtttacacttagactcgcgtttttatattaggagcgccactccgtacacagccacaagcatcaatattgacaccatactaatatgaaatatcagtttgaatggatgaaaGTTCAATTCAGtcgaacacagtgaatgttcggaacgccaaatctagtacgtaatacatatatatcgatgctctCGATGCAGTTATATGCTCTTACTACAGTACTTTTTTAATCACTGTTGTGGTTCCTCCGCCTCTGAAGCCAGTTTTTTCATCGCTTCCCAAATGTCATATGGGGCATTCCAATGGGGCactccacgtgaagcgggcacggaaaaaactcgatgtctcagattttcgtaatatttgattatgttatacctgtatatgtcctcgatccagatacaaaatatttttaaagtataaagtctggttagcgagttaaaggactttgaagttttgactggccggctggtataccccacgtcgaatccaattatcaggtttttaaatgttacaataaaataaataaagctatgaaataaatacttcatttaatgagcttttttattgtatttttggaaattgaaaaatgatttttttctttgaaaaaaatatgtttgaaagtttcaaacttgaatttcacaaagttggcatatttatatattttttatttttttttttctaaaaatagctactattgtatagataatccctgcgaagtttcataatgagCTGAGAAGTCGTTTAGGAGCtagattacagtgccgaagcgcggcggtcgccagaaagagcgaagtagtaaaaactttcaattaaactaaatactttatatcacagtattttatcatgttttgcattgcTTTaaggattcaattacatctgattataatataaaaaatatatatttatattactgacggtgcacaacaacatttgaaacttggcaaagATTATCTATATAcctacaatattggctattttagtagaaaaaagttattatataaatattgacatatttatataataacttttttctactGTGTCTGTGGTTAGGATATCCTACTTTTCCTCATTCGTATTTAAATGACGTGACATAGCGCGACACTTATTTATGTTACTAATTACTATCAAGCgtgaaatagaaaataaaatgcatacatAGACAGCCTTTTTTTccagtgttttctttatatattatcatataatatcagccctgtattatatactgtcccactgttgggcacgggccttctctactactgagaggaattatgccttactccaccacgctggcctagttcagattggtagacttcacacaccctcaaaattcctatagagaacttctcaggtatgcaggttttctcaagatgttttct includes the following:
- the LOC115451749 gene encoding cellular tumor antigen p53 translates to MFKLENSPDSVDQELDSDLLVVDPSYNPEVLNDLFYNDPCIIESLTDTLSRQTSFPVSPIGPPDRYPLNNESQFVVQINSSDVKRKKYLYSHKLNRIYVDIETCFCIEFNWNQKMFTHSGPMYVRSVVVFSDMAQAQKRVEVCVQHYHTAKSAGKPDLEAKNVLLSARSGTDGVHYCGVPERPDSWLSVLVEFNKTSDEPCLHAYQFVCKNSCSTGINRRSIEIIFTLEDKSGKVFGRQTVGARVCACPNRDLCKDEKDAPAAGPPTKKRRCEPARDPAHHAAHHTPQHAPQHPAHEHLPLLPALPVVDKHILETGLLMILRMTEQAAADRSGDPQAVANCKKSIAAFEKYLADMKQPPS